A genomic segment from Mus caroli chromosome 17, CAROLI_EIJ_v1.1, whole genome shotgun sequence encodes:
- the LOC110283759 gene encoding testisin isoform X1 — translation MGARGKTLVPLLVVVATAGMALQSTYLQMDPEKPELQEPDLLSGPCGHRTIPSRIVGGDDAELGRWPWQGSLRVWGNHLCGATLLNRRWVLTAAHCFQKDNVPFDWTVQFGELTSRPSLWNLQAYSNRYQIEDIFLSPKYLERYPNDIALLKLSSPVTYNNFIQPICLLNSTYKFENRTDCWVTGWGAIGEDESLPSPNTLQEVQVAIINNSMCNHMYKKPDFRTNIWGDMVCAGTPEGGKDACFGDSGGPLVCDQDTVWYQVGVVSWGIGCGRPNRPGVYTNISHHYNWIQSTMIRNGLLRPDPVPLLLFLTLAWASSLMRPA, via the exons ATGGGCGCGCGGGGCAAGACGTTGGTGCCACTGCTGGTGGTTGTGGCGACTGCGGGGATGGCCTTACAGTCAACCTATTTGCAGATGGATCCCGAGAAACCCG AACTGCAGGAACCCGACCTATTGTCAG GGCCCTGCGGTCACAGGACCATCCCTTCCCGTATAGTGGGTGGCGATGATGCTGAGCTTGGCCGCTGGCCGTGGCAAGGGAGCCTGCGTGTATGGGGCAACCACTTATGTGGCGCAACCTTGCTCAACCGCCGCTGGGTGCTTACAGCTGCCCACTGCTTCCAAAA GGATAACGTTCCTTTTGACTGGACAGTCCAGTTTGGTGAGCTGACTTCCAGGCCATCTCTCTGGAACCTACAGGCCTATTCGAACCGTTACCAAATAGAAGATATTTTCCTGAGCCCCAAGTACTTGGAGCGGTATCCCAATGACATAGCCCTGCTGAAGCTGTCATCTCCAGTCACCTACAATAACTTCATCCAGCCCATCTGCCTCCTGAACTCCACATACAAGTTTGAGAACCGAACTGACTGCTGGGTGACCGGCTGGGGGGCTATTGGAGAAGATGAGA GTCTGCCATCTCCCAACACTCTCCAGGAAGTGCAGGTAGCTATTATCAACAACAGCATGTGTAACCATATGTACAAAAAGCCAGACTTCCGCACGAACATCTGGGGAGACATGGTTTGCGCTGGCACTCCTGAAGGTGGCAAGGATGCCTGCTTT GGTGACTCGGGAGGACCCTTAGTCTGCGACCAGGATACGGTGTGGTATCAGGTTGGAGTTGTGAGCTGGGGAATAGGCTGTGGTCGCCCCAATCGCCCTGGAGTCTATACCAACATCAGTCATCACTACAACTGGATCCAGTCGACCATGATCCGCAATGGGCTGCTCAGGCCTGACCCAGTCCCCCTGCTACTGTTTCTCACTCTGGCCTGGGCTTCCTCTTTGATGAGGCCTGCCTGA
- the LOC110283759 gene encoding testisin isoform X3 has translation MGARGKTLVPLLVVVATAGMALQSTYLQMDPEKPELQEPDLLSGPCGHRTIPSRIVGGDDAELGRWPWQGSLRVWGNHLCGATLLNRRWVLTAAHCFQKDNVPFDWTVQFGLPSPNTLQEVQVAIINNSMCNHMYKKPDFRTNIWGDMVCAGTPEGGKDACFGDSGGPLVCDQDTVWYQVGVVSWGIGCGRPNRPGVYTNISHHYNWIQSTMIRNGLLRPDPVPLLLFLTLAWASSLMRPA, from the exons ATGGGCGCGCGGGGCAAGACGTTGGTGCCACTGCTGGTGGTTGTGGCGACTGCGGGGATGGCCTTACAGTCAACCTATTTGCAGATGGATCCCGAGAAACCCG AACTGCAGGAACCCGACCTATTGTCAG GGCCCTGCGGTCACAGGACCATCCCTTCCCGTATAGTGGGTGGCGATGATGCTGAGCTTGGCCGCTGGCCGTGGCAAGGGAGCCTGCGTGTATGGGGCAACCACTTATGTGGCGCAACCTTGCTCAACCGCCGCTGGGTGCTTACAGCTGCCCACTGCTTCCAAAA GGATAACGTTCCTTTTGACTGGACAGTCCAGTTTG GTCTGCCATCTCCCAACACTCTCCAGGAAGTGCAGGTAGCTATTATCAACAACAGCATGTGTAACCATATGTACAAAAAGCCAGACTTCCGCACGAACATCTGGGGAGACATGGTTTGCGCTGGCACTCCTGAAGGTGGCAAGGATGCCTGCTTT GGTGACTCGGGAGGACCCTTAGTCTGCGACCAGGATACGGTGTGGTATCAGGTTGGAGTTGTGAGCTGGGGAATAGGCTGTGGTCGCCCCAATCGCCCTGGAGTCTATACCAACATCAGTCATCACTACAACTGGATCCAGTCGACCATGATCCGCAATGGGCTGCTCAGGCCTGACCCAGTCCCCCTGCTACTGTTTCTCACTCTGGCCTGGGCTTCCTCTTTGATGAGGCCTGCCTGA
- the LOC110283759 gene encoding testisin isoform X2: MGARGKTLVPLLVVVATAGMALQSTYLQMDPEKPELQEPDLLSVGGDDAELGRWPWQGSLRVWGNHLCGATLLNRRWVLTAAHCFQKDNVPFDWTVQFGELTSRPSLWNLQAYSNRYQIEDIFLSPKYLERYPNDIALLKLSSPVTYNNFIQPICLLNSTYKFENRTDCWVTGWGAIGEDESLPSPNTLQEVQVAIINNSMCNHMYKKPDFRTNIWGDMVCAGTPEGGKDACFGDSGGPLVCDQDTVWYQVGVVSWGIGCGRPNRPGVYTNISHHYNWIQSTMIRNGLLRPDPVPLLLFLTLAWASSLMRPA, encoded by the exons ATGGGCGCGCGGGGCAAGACGTTGGTGCCACTGCTGGTGGTTGTGGCGACTGCGGGGATGGCCTTACAGTCAACCTATTTGCAGATGGATCCCGAGAAACCCG AACTGCAGGAACCCGACCTATTGTCAG TGGGTGGCGATGATGCTGAGCTTGGCCGCTGGCCGTGGCAAGGGAGCCTGCGTGTATGGGGCAACCACTTATGTGGCGCAACCTTGCTCAACCGCCGCTGGGTGCTTACAGCTGCCCACTGCTTCCAAAA GGATAACGTTCCTTTTGACTGGACAGTCCAGTTTGGTGAGCTGACTTCCAGGCCATCTCTCTGGAACCTACAGGCCTATTCGAACCGTTACCAAATAGAAGATATTTTCCTGAGCCCCAAGTACTTGGAGCGGTATCCCAATGACATAGCCCTGCTGAAGCTGTCATCTCCAGTCACCTACAATAACTTCATCCAGCCCATCTGCCTCCTGAACTCCACATACAAGTTTGAGAACCGAACTGACTGCTGGGTGACCGGCTGGGGGGCTATTGGAGAAGATGAGA GTCTGCCATCTCCCAACACTCTCCAGGAAGTGCAGGTAGCTATTATCAACAACAGCATGTGTAACCATATGTACAAAAAGCCAGACTTCCGCACGAACATCTGGGGAGACATGGTTTGCGCTGGCACTCCTGAAGGTGGCAAGGATGCCTGCTTT GGTGACTCGGGAGGACCCTTAGTCTGCGACCAGGATACGGTGTGGTATCAGGTTGGAGTTGTGAGCTGGGGAATAGGCTGTGGTCGCCCCAATCGCCCTGGAGTCTATACCAACATCAGTCATCACTACAACTGGATCCAGTCGACCATGATCCGCAATGGGCTGCTCAGGCCTGACCCAGTCCCCCTGCTACTGTTTCTCACTCTGGCCTGGGCTTCCTCTTTGATGAGGCCTGCCTGA